A stretch of Desulfurivibrio alkaliphilus AHT 2 DNA encodes these proteins:
- a CDS encoding dissimilatory sulfite reductase D family protein — MALSIEELKEKIMEKALKGPKTQLYVKDFYACDPEAKPRAVKNAANDLVKEGRMVFWSSGSTTMYAAKERAQKEQD; from the coding sequence ATGGCACTGAGTATTGAAGAACTCAAAGAAAAAATCATGGAAAAGGCCTTGAAAGGTCCCAAGACTCAGTTGTACGTCAAGGACTTCTATGCCTGTGATCCCGAGGCCAAGCCGCGGGCGGTGAAGAATGCCGCCAACGACCTGGTCAAGGAAGGCAGGATGGTCTTCTGGTCTTCCGGCAGCACCACCATGTACGCCGCCAAAGAGCGCGCACAGAAGGAACAGGATTAA
- a CDS encoding FAD-dependent oxidoreductase, producing the protein MSKKILIIGGVAAGPKTACRVKRLLPDAEVTIIDQDSLISYGGCGIPYYVSGDVSDEKELRNTSFHLTRDESFFARAKGVTVSTRTRAVAVNRQEKKVLVEKLADGSREELAYDQLVLATGSSPNRLPIAGADLERVFTISDLHQAIAIKELIAKGQVGKAVIIGGGAIGIEMAEAFVDLWGLEAAILEFMPQLLPRLVDWEFAGMLEQHLQEKGVEVFTGEGATAIEGEDGRVRRVVTPQRTLEADLVVMAVGVRARSELAREGGLLVDPQGNIVVNDRLQTSDPNIYAAGDCIAVKNRLTGKAGIAPMGSLANKEGRIVADNLAGIPTRYQGWVGSFTLKAFERCIGATGLTLESALAEGFDAAAVTTAQSDRAHFFPTQAVIPLRMVFDRQNRQLLGVQGFGPMGDAVLARIDAAAALLQQGATIDDVSQVEMAYAPPFATALDALNATANVADNLASGRLRCVDNAVFLAWMDDFASRPDWVALDIRHPNEASVLVEKFGADKWLSIPYIEVRERFQELPTDKMMIIICDAGTRSSEIQIVLDSVGLDNNLVLGGGFNLIRRLGVSWLG; encoded by the coding sequence ATGAGCAAAAAAATTTTGATTATCGGCGGGGTTGCCGCCGGACCCAAGACCGCCTGCCGGGTTAAACGGCTGCTCCCCGACGCCGAAGTTACGATCATCGACCAGGACAGCCTGATCTCTTACGGCGGCTGCGGCATCCCCTATTATGTCTCCGGCGATGTCTCCGATGAAAAGGAACTGCGCAACACCTCCTTCCACCTGACCCGGGACGAATCTTTTTTTGCCCGGGCCAAAGGGGTGACGGTAAGCACCCGCACTCGAGCTGTAGCCGTCAATCGCCAGGAAAAAAAAGTTCTGGTGGAAAAACTGGCTGACGGCAGCCGGGAGGAGCTTGCCTACGATCAGCTGGTGCTGGCCACCGGCAGCAGCCCCAACCGGCTGCCCATTGCCGGGGCCGATCTTGAGCGGGTATTTACCATCAGCGATCTGCACCAGGCCATTGCCATCAAGGAGCTGATCGCCAAGGGACAGGTGGGCAAAGCGGTAATCATCGGCGGCGGGGCCATCGGCATTGAAATGGCCGAGGCCTTTGTCGACCTCTGGGGGCTGGAGGCCGCCATTCTGGAGTTTATGCCACAACTGCTGCCCCGCCTGGTGGATTGGGAGTTTGCCGGCATGCTGGAGCAGCACTTACAAGAGAAAGGGGTGGAGGTTTTCACCGGCGAAGGGGCCACCGCCATCGAGGGAGAAGATGGCCGGGTGCGGCGGGTGGTAACCCCGCAACGGACCCTGGAGGCCGATCTGGTGGTGATGGCGGTTGGCGTGCGGGCCCGCAGTGAACTGGCCCGGGAGGGCGGACTGCTGGTCGACCCCCAGGGCAATATCGTGGTCAACGACCGGCTGCAGACCTCGGACCCGAACATCTATGCCGCCGGCGACTGCATCGCGGTGAAAAACCGGCTTACCGGCAAGGCCGGCATTGCCCCCATGGGTTCTTTGGCCAACAAAGAAGGCCGGATCGTGGCCGACAACCTGGCCGGGATCCCCACCCGCTACCAGGGCTGGGTGGGCAGCTTCACCCTCAAGGCCTTCGAACGCTGTATCGGAGCCACCGGCCTTACCTTGGAAAGCGCCCTGGCCGAGGGCTTTGACGCCGCGGCGGTGACCACCGCCCAGTCCGACCGGGCACATTTCTTCCCCACCCAGGCGGTGATTCCCTTAAGGATGGTGTTTGATCGTCAGAACCGGCAGCTGCTGGGAGTGCAGGGCTTCGGCCCCATGGGGGACGCGGTACTGGCCCGGATCGACGCGGCGGCGGCCCTGCTGCAACAGGGAGCCACCATCGACGATGTGAGCCAGGTGGAAATGGCCTACGCCCCGCCCTTTGCCACCGCCCTGGATGCCCTGAACGCCACCGCCAACGTGGCCGACAACCTGGCATCCGGACGTCTGCGCTGCGTGGACAACGCCGTTTTTCTGGCCTGGATGGATGACTTTGCCAGCCGGCCGGACTGGGTAGCCCTGGATATCCGCCACCCCAACGAGGCCTCGGTACTGGTGGAAAAGTTCGGGGCCGACAAATGGTTGAGCATCCCTTATATCGAGGTCCGGGAGCGCTTCCAGGAGCTGCCCACCGACAAGATGATGATCATTATCTGCGATGCCGGCACCCGCTCCTCGGAAATCCAGATCGTGCTGGACAGCGTGGGGCTGGACAACAACCTGGTGCTGGGCGGCGGCTTCAACCTGATACGCCGCTTAGGAGTTTCCTGGCTCGGGTAA
- a CDS encoding flagellar protein FlaG — protein sequence MDVNLHNEAKSYGLPAATAVEREEKNRPPVTPVADSGAAAKGKPEDRSRFDQPLRENRQVSPEEAEELAKEMQARLDSIGNTRLNFSLHRDPEAVVVQVTDRKSGDVIKQFPAEESLALRQKLNELVGMLFDGKA from the coding sequence ATGGATGTCAATCTGCACAACGAGGCCAAGAGTTATGGGCTGCCCGCCGCCACTGCGGTGGAGCGGGAAGAGAAGAACCGTCCCCCGGTTACCCCGGTGGCCGACAGCGGTGCTGCCGCCAAGGGAAAACCCGAGGACCGCTCTCGCTTTGACCAACCGTTGCGGGAAAACCGGCAGGTATCGCCTGAAGAGGCCGAAGAGCTGGCCAAGGAGATGCAGGCGCGCCTGGATTCCATCGGCAACACCCGGTTGAACTTCTCCTTGCACCGTGACCCGGAAGCCGTGGTGGTTCAGGTCACCGACCGCAAAAGCGGTGATGTGATCAAGCAGTTCCCCGCCGAGGAAAGCCTGGCGCTGCGCCAAAAGCTCAATGAACTGGTAGGGATGCTGTTCGACGGTAAAGCCTGA
- the aroB gene encoding 3-dehydroquinate synthase: protein MERQGAIADATAVPVGLGARSYEILIRAGLLAEVGRDLAGLGIARRWAVVADDRVASLFGRELQESLAAAGIKAELLTFPHGEESKHLATVAELASGLARLGLDRGDGLIALGGGVSGDITGFLASIYLRGIPFVQVPTTLLAQVDSSVGGKTGVDIPEGKNLVGTFYQPRRVYIDTAVLERLPEGELLNGLAEVIKYGMIYDAAFLRRLKEQRQAILALERPVLAGVIARCCAIKAEVVAADEREADLRRILNFGHTLGHAVEAASGYTLAHGRAVAIGMAAVGEIAADKGLWRQEEADELRQLLTEYGLPVQVPPELDRQQIKKYLKTDKKTVAGRPFFVLPTAPGKVIITDEVTEAQIDRALAV, encoded by the coding sequence ATGGAACGACAGGGAGCTATTGCTGATGCCACGGCGGTGCCGGTGGGTTTGGGGGCGCGCTCTTATGAGATTTTGATCCGGGCCGGGTTGCTGGCCGAGGTGGGGCGGGATCTGGCCGGCCTGGGGATTGCCCGGCGCTGGGCGGTGGTGGCCGATGACCGGGTGGCCTCGCTCTTTGGCCGCGAGTTGCAGGAGAGCCTGGCGGCGGCAGGGATCAAGGCTGAGTTGCTTACCTTTCCCCATGGCGAAGAGAGCAAGCACCTGGCCACGGTGGCTGAGTTGGCCAGCGGTCTGGCCCGGCTGGGGTTGGACCGCGGCGACGGGCTGATCGCTCTGGGCGGTGGGGTCAGCGGCGACATCACCGGTTTTCTGGCCTCCATATACCTGCGCGGCATTCCCTTTGTCCAGGTGCCCACCACCCTGCTGGCCCAGGTGGACAGCTCGGTGGGGGGCAAGACCGGGGTGGATATCCCCGAGGGCAAAAATCTGGTGGGCACCTTCTATCAGCCCCGGCGGGTTTATATTGACACCGCAGTGCTGGAGCGACTGCCCGAAGGCGAACTGCTCAACGGATTGGCCGAGGTGATCAAGTACGGCATGATTTACGATGCGGCTTTTTTGCGCCGGCTAAAGGAGCAGCGCCAGGCGATCCTGGCCCTGGAGCGTCCGGTGCTGGCCGGGGTGATTGCCCGCTGTTGCGCCATCAAGGCGGAAGTGGTGGCCGCCGACGAGCGGGAGGCCGACCTGCGCCGGATTCTCAACTTCGGCCACACCCTGGGCCATGCGGTGGAGGCAGCCTCCGGCTACACCCTGGCCCACGGTAGGGCGGTGGCCATCGGCATGGCGGCGGTGGGGGAGATTGCCGCCGACAAAGGCCTGTGGCGCCAGGAGGAGGCCGACGAACTACGGCAGTTGCTCACGGAGTACGGCCTGCCGGTGCAGGTGCCGCCGGAACTGGACCGCCAGCAAATTAAAAAATACCTCAAGACCGATAAGAAAACCGTCGCCGGCCGCCCCTTCTTCGTCCTGCCCACCGCCCCGGGCAAAGTGATCATCACCGACGAGGTCACCGAGGCCCAGATCGACCGCGCCCTGGCTGTGTGA
- a CDS encoding peptide chain release factor 3, with translation MISKLAKETARRRTFGIISHPDAGKTTLTEKLLLFGGAIQLAGSVKARKAATHALSDWMSIEQERGISVTSSVMQFDYRDYTVNLLDTPGHQDFSEDTYRVLTAVDSALMVIDHAKGVEPQTEKLMEVCRMRNTPVVTFINKLDREGMDPLEILAQIEDKLQIECVPLSWPVGMGKQFKGVYDLYRGQLHLFTPGRDTRADEGGVTIRDLDDPRLDELLGSAADKLREDLELLAGAANPYDHQEFLKASQTPVFFGSAINNFGVKELLDAFVELAPAPGCRPAEPRPVCPDEESFSGFTFKVQANMNPAHRDRIAFFRICSGRFQRGMKVKHQRLGKEVVLSNATIFMAQDRANVEEAYPGDIIGIHNHGTIKIGDTFTAGKDELRFTGIPNFAPEHFRRVLLKNPLKAKQLSKGLVQLAEEGAVQVFRPLQGGDFILGAVGVLQFEVTVARLKAEYGVEADYEPVAYGAARWVSADDRKLLEEFKAKNWNNMALDAEEHLTFLSESPWMLSRTMEMFPRVTFHKTREHS, from the coding sequence TTGATCAGTAAGCTAGCCAAAGAAACCGCCCGCCGCAGAACTTTCGGGATTATCAGTCATCCTGATGCCGGCAAAACCACCTTAACGGAAAAACTCCTGCTGTTTGGCGGGGCCATTCAGTTGGCCGGTTCGGTTAAGGCCCGCAAGGCCGCCACCCACGCCTTGAGCGACTGGATGAGCATTGAACAGGAGCGCGGTATTTCCGTTACCTCTTCGGTGATGCAGTTCGATTACCGCGACTATACCGTTAATCTGCTTGATACCCCTGGCCACCAGGACTTTTCGGAAGATACCTACCGGGTGCTTACGGCGGTGGACAGCGCCCTGATGGTTATTGATCATGCTAAAGGGGTGGAGCCGCAGACCGAAAAGCTGATGGAGGTCTGCCGGATGCGCAACACGCCGGTGGTCACCTTTATCAACAAGCTTGACCGCGAGGGCATGGACCCCTTGGAGATCCTGGCCCAGATTGAAGACAAGTTGCAGATTGAATGTGTGCCGCTATCCTGGCCGGTGGGCATGGGCAAGCAGTTCAAGGGGGTATACGATCTTTACCGGGGGCAGTTGCATCTCTTTACCCCCGGCCGGGACACGCGAGCCGACGAGGGTGGGGTGACGATCCGGGATCTCGATGATCCCCGTTTAGATGAACTGCTGGGTTCGGCGGCGGACAAGTTGCGTGAGGATCTGGAACTGTTGGCCGGGGCCGCCAACCCCTATGATCACCAGGAGTTTCTCAAGGCCAGCCAAACGCCGGTTTTTTTCGGCAGCGCCATCAATAACTTCGGGGTCAAGGAACTACTGGATGCCTTTGTCGAATTGGCCCCGGCCCCCGGTTGTCGGCCGGCCGAACCGCGTCCGGTTTGTCCCGATGAGGAAAGCTTCTCCGGCTTTACCTTCAAAGTGCAGGCCAACATGAACCCTGCCCACCGCGACCGTATCGCCTTTTTTCGCATCTGCTCCGGCAGGTTTCAGCGCGGCATGAAAGTGAAGCATCAGCGCTTGGGCAAGGAGGTGGTGCTCAGCAACGCCACTATTTTCATGGCCCAGGACCGGGCCAACGTTGAAGAGGCCTATCCCGGCGACATCATCGGGATTCACAATCATGGCACCATCAAGATCGGCGACACCTTTACCGCCGGTAAAGATGAACTCCGTTTTACCGGTATTCCCAATTTCGCCCCCGAGCACTTCCGTCGGGTGCTGCTGAAAAATCCTCTCAAGGCCAAGCAGTTGTCCAAAGGCCTGGTCCAGCTTGCCGAGGAAGGGGCGGTGCAGGTTTTTCGCCCCCTGCAGGGGGGAGATTTTATCCTCGGCGCAGTGGGGGTGTTGCAATTTGAGGTCACGGTGGCCCGGCTAAAAGCCGAATACGGGGTGGAGGCGGATTATGAACCGGTGGCCTATGGCGCCGCCCGCTGGGTCAGTGCCGATGACCGTAAGCTGCTGGAGGAGTTCAAGGCCAAAAACTGGAACAACATGGCCCTGGATGCCGAGGAACACCTGACCTTTCTCAGCGAAAGCCCCTGGATGCTCTCCCGGACCATGGAGATGTTTCCCCGGGTAACCTTTCACAAAACCCGGGAACACTCCTGA
- the sat gene encoding sulfate adenylyltransferase → MSKLVPPHGGKGLVCCKLHGNELVAEQDKAKGLKKVQISARAKGDLIMMGIGGFSPLDGFMTKADWKSVCENYTLADGTFWPVPITLDVSQADADAIKEGDEIALERDGVIYATMKVTEKYAMTETEKKWECEKVFKGKGEESADDKFWKIALEDHPGVQMVMAQKEFNLAGTVKVLSEGEYPDQYKGVYLTPAETRAMFEERGWKEVAALQLRNPMHRSHEYLAKIAIEVCDGVLIHSLIGNLKPGDIPADVRVKAIDCLVDKYFVKDNVIQAGYPLDMRYAGPREGLLHATFRQNYGVSKMIIGRDHAGVGDFYGLFEAQEIFDEIPANSDPGKALLCQPLKIDWTFYCHKCDGMASLRTCPHGKEDRVILSGTKLRKALSEGAEIVDHFGRDEVLEILKAYYQGLTEKVEVKMQGAASGDTMK, encoded by the coding sequence ATGTCTAAATTGGTACCCCCCCATGGCGGAAAAGGTCTGGTTTGCTGCAAGCTGCACGGCAATGAGTTGGTCGCCGAGCAGGATAAGGCCAAGGGCCTGAAAAAGGTTCAGATCAGCGCCCGCGCCAAAGGCGACCTGATCATGATGGGCATCGGCGGCTTCAGCCCGCTGGATGGCTTCATGACCAAGGCCGACTGGAAGAGCGTGTGCGAAAACTACACCCTGGCCGACGGCACCTTCTGGCCGGTACCCATCACCCTGGATGTCAGCCAGGCCGACGCCGACGCCATCAAGGAAGGCGATGAGATTGCCCTGGAGCGCGACGGCGTGATCTACGCCACTATGAAGGTCACCGAAAAGTACGCCATGACCGAGACCGAGAAGAAATGGGAGTGCGAGAAGGTCTTCAAGGGCAAGGGCGAAGAGTCCGCCGACGACAAATTCTGGAAGATCGCTCTCGAGGATCATCCCGGCGTACAGATGGTTATGGCCCAGAAGGAATTCAACCTGGCCGGCACGGTTAAGGTCCTTTCCGAAGGCGAGTACCCGGATCAGTACAAGGGTGTTTACCTGACCCCCGCCGAGACCCGGGCCATGTTCGAAGAGCGGGGCTGGAAGGAAGTTGCCGCCCTGCAGTTGCGTAACCCCATGCACCGCTCCCACGAATACCTGGCCAAAATCGCCATCGAAGTTTGTGACGGTGTGTTGATCCACTCCCTGATCGGCAACCTCAAGCCCGGCGACATCCCCGCCGATGTCCGGGTCAAGGCCATTGACTGCCTGGTGGACAAGTACTTCGTGAAAGACAATGTCATCCAGGCCGGCTACCCGCTGGATATGCGTTACGCCGGTCCCCGCGAGGGCCTGTTGCACGCCACCTTCCGTCAGAACTACGGGGTCAGCAAGATGATCATCGGCCGCGACCACGCCGGTGTGGGCGACTTTTACGGCCTGTTCGAGGCCCAGGAGATCTTCGACGAGATCCCCGCCAACAGCGATCCCGGCAAGGCCCTGCTCTGTCAGCCGCTGAAGATCGACTGGACCTTCTACTGCCACAAGTGTGACGGCATGGCTTCCCTGCGGACCTGCCCCCACGGCAAGGAAGACCGGGTTATCCTCTCCGGCACCAAACTGCGTAAGGCTCTCTCCGAGGGTGCCGAGATCGTTGACCACTTTGGTCGCGACGAGGTTCTGGAGATTCTTAAAGCGTACTACCAGGGTCTCACCGAGAAGGTTGAGGTTAAAATGCAGGGTGCGGCCTCCGGCGACACCATGAAATAG
- the dsrA gene encoding dissimilatory-type sulfite reductase subunit alpha translates to MPKHETPLMDDLEKGPWPSFVSDLKRQAEKNPQCWDIIGQMELSFKDRMTHWKHGGIVGVFGYGGGIVGRYSDVPEQFPGVAHFHTVRLNQPSSKFYRTDLLRKMCDLWEKRGSGMTNLHGSTGDLILLGTRTEELEPLFYDLTHDLEWDLGGSGSNLRTPECCIGKARCEWSCYDTQATCHGMTMKYQDEIHRPAFPYKFKFKFSGCPNDCVAAIARSDLSAIGTWRDNIRINQDEVKKYISGENVPNGGGIPAKAKKFDIQKEVIDLCPTGCMWMEGDALKIDDAECTRCMHCLNVMPKALRPGVDQGASVMMGAKAPILDGAQLGTLVVPFIKMDPDNEFEELVDVIEKCWDYWMEHGKNRERLGETIQRIGLPTFLRVMEIEPIPQHVKEPRSNPYVFWREEEVEGGWQRDVKEFRKKHAQ, encoded by the coding sequence ATGCCGAAGCACGAAACGCCTTTAATGGACGATCTCGAGAAGGGTCCATGGCCAAGCTTTGTCAGCGACCTGAAGCGTCAGGCCGAGAAAAATCCCCAGTGCTGGGATATTATCGGTCAGATGGAGTTGTCCTTTAAAGATCGGATGACCCACTGGAAACACGGCGGTATTGTCGGTGTATTCGGCTACGGCGGTGGTATCGTCGGCCGTTATTCCGATGTTCCCGAGCAGTTCCCGGGAGTGGCCCATTTCCACACCGTTCGTCTCAACCAGCCCTCCAGTAAGTTTTATCGCACCGACCTGCTGCGCAAGATGTGCGACCTGTGGGAAAAGCGCGGCTCCGGCATGACCAACCTGCACGGTTCCACCGGCGACCTGATCCTGCTGGGTACCCGTACCGAAGAACTGGAGCCCCTGTTCTACGACCTCACCCATGACCTGGAGTGGGACCTGGGCGGTTCCGGCTCCAACCTGCGGACCCCCGAGTGCTGCATCGGCAAGGCCCGCTGCGAGTGGTCCTGCTACGACACCCAGGCCACCTGTCACGGCATGACCATGAAGTACCAGGACGAGATCCATCGTCCGGCCTTCCCCTACAAGTTTAAGTTCAAGTTCTCCGGCTGCCCCAATGACTGCGTGGCTGCCATCGCCCGTTCCGACCTCTCCGCCATCGGCACTTGGCGCGACAACATCCGCATCAATCAGGATGAAGTCAAGAAGTACATCTCCGGCGAAAACGTACCCAACGGCGGCGGTATTCCTGCCAAGGCCAAGAAGTTTGACATCCAGAAAGAGGTCATCGACCTCTGCCCCACCGGCTGCATGTGGATGGAAGGCGACGCCCTGAAGATCGACGATGCCGAGTGCACCCGCTGCATGCACTGCCTCAACGTTATGCCCAAGGCGCTGCGTCCCGGGGTTGATCAGGGTGCTTCCGTAATGATGGGCGCCAAGGCCCCCATCCTCGACGGCGCCCAGCTGGGCACCCTGGTGGTCCCCTTCATCAAGATGGATCCCGACAACGAGTTCGAGGAACTGGTTGACGTGATTGAAAAATGTTGGGATTACTGGATGGAGCATGGCAAGAACCGTGAGCGTTTGGGTGAGACCATTCAGCGGATCGGCCTGCCCACCTTCCTGCGGGTAATGGAGATCGAGCCCATTCCCCAGCACGTCAAAGAGCCCCGTTCCAACCCCTACGTTTTCTGGCGTGAAGAAGAGGTTGAAGGCGGCTGGCAGCGTGACGTTAAAGAGTTCCGTAAAAAGCACGCGCAATGA
- the dsrB gene encoding dissimilatory-type sulfite reductase subunit beta: MGYDPENPMKDRITDIGPPHYEKMFPQVIKDNYGKWLYHEIVKPGVLKHVSETGAECYTVRVGCARLVSVEYIREVCDIADKHCDGSVRWTTRNNVEFMVDAESKVQPLLDDLASRGNKFPVGGTGACVSNVVHTQGWIHCHTPATDASGVVKAVMDELFDHFTNMDLPAKCKVALACCLNMCGAVHCSDIAILGIHRKPPMVDHDAITGLCEIPLAIASCPLGAVKPATVKDSSGKEIKSVKVNAERCMFCGNCYTMCPAMPLADPEGSGIAILVGGKVSNTRSGPTFSKLVIPFLPNTPPRWPETVAAVKKILEAWAANARKYERVGEWAERIGWEKFFEITEIPFTDKSIDDYRLAYDTWRTTTQFKFTSHIK; encoded by the coding sequence ATGGGTTACGATCCGGAAAATCCGATGAAAGACAGGATCACAGATATTGGTCCCCCACATTACGAGAAGATGTTCCCCCAGGTCATCAAGGACAACTACGGCAAGTGGTTGTACCATGAGATTGTTAAGCCCGGGGTGCTCAAGCACGTGAGCGAGACCGGTGCCGAATGCTACACCGTCCGGGTGGGCTGCGCTCGCCTGGTGTCGGTGGAGTACATCCGCGAGGTTTGCGATATCGCCGACAAGCATTGCGACGGCTCGGTTCGCTGGACCACCCGGAACAACGTCGAGTTCATGGTTGACGCCGAGAGCAAAGTGCAACCACTGCTGGACGATCTGGCTTCCCGCGGCAACAAGTTCCCCGTGGGAGGCACCGGTGCTTGTGTATCCAACGTGGTGCACACCCAGGGCTGGATCCATTGCCACACCCCGGCCACCGACGCCTCCGGCGTGGTTAAAGCGGTGATGGACGAGTTGTTCGATCACTTCACCAACATGGACCTGCCGGCCAAGTGCAAGGTCGCTTTGGCCTGCTGCCTCAACATGTGCGGAGCCGTACATTGCTCCGACATTGCCATCTTGGGTATTCACCGCAAGCCGCCGATGGTCGACCATGACGCCATCACCGGCCTTTGCGAGATTCCGCTGGCCATTGCTTCCTGCCCCCTGGGTGCGGTAAAGCCGGCTACCGTTAAGGACTCCAGCGGTAAAGAGATCAAATCGGTTAAGGTTAACGCCGAGCGCTGCATGTTCTGTGGTAACTGCTACACCATGTGCCCGGCCATGCCGCTGGCCGATCCCGAAGGTTCCGGTATCGCCATCTTGGTTGGTGGCAAGGTGTCCAACACCCGTAGTGGCCCCACCTTCTCCAAACTGGTTATCCCCTTCCTGCCCAACACTCCGCCTCGCTGGCCGGAGACCGTGGCGGCGGTTAAGAAGATCCTGGAAGCCTGGGCCGCCAACGCTCGCAAGTACGAGCGGGTTGGCGAGTGGGCTGAGCGGATCGGCTGGGAGAAGTTCTTTGAAATCACCGAGATTCCTTTCACCGACAAGTCCATTGATGACTATCGGCTGGCTTACGACACCTGGCGGACCACCACCCAGTTCAAGTTCACCAGCCACATTAAATAA
- a CDS encoding DUF748 domain-containing protein: MANQLQRKETDPIGEIPIAGEAYLAESPPPADGATIPADSPSWRKPQPAGQEIKPPGRRRTSSSRRRQVANHLFWPGLLAAVLLFFYLAGALVLFPLTAPRLLSQALEKKLDRPVTIARAEWRPLAGRMILHNGIIGPRKADPFDRVDPLLSFRTLTMDTSLLSLLRRGRPVSAMAIHQGYAHLVREENRYTNFAHPRFFAGLRWFPEVLLLHNSRLEFSDQRQEPVFNLGLHEINGNLELKRSAELTFALSARGPTASVMELEGVLPGHDTGGVARAELTLRQMPLTALAAYLEPRLAGTIKQGELDGRSNFVGHNGKIIINQQLVVGNLKLAATSEDGPPLLLLQALLTNRQRQIPFELAASLDRERPESRYLDALTAKLSEWQTAAAEDPFSLLARELPELQLTEQITFAPGSSTLSRESGRQLDQTAAALNRRPLLSLHLQGVSDFTCDRQALLDKKEQAVQQQRRQAVAALARQLSGEGNEEELGQPPPESRPLQPGSITVGRDELRELAQQRRDAVLRRLQAALEEGREESLKPAPPLIAPPARAGQGCSGGVGLQLGHL, translated from the coding sequence ATGGCCAACCAATTGCAGCGAAAAGAAACCGACCCCATCGGCGAGATCCCCATCGCCGGGGAGGCCTATCTGGCCGAATCACCGCCGCCGGCCGACGGTGCCACGATTCCCGCCGATTCGCCATCATGGCGCAAACCTCAGCCAGCCGGGCAGGAAATAAAGCCGCCGGGGCGGCGCAGAACTTCCTCCAGCCGCCGGCGGCAAGTTGCAAATCACCTCTTCTGGCCCGGGTTGCTGGCCGCCGTTTTGCTCTTTTTTTACCTGGCCGGGGCGCTGGTGCTCTTCCCCCTGACCGCTCCCAGGCTGCTCTCCCAGGCGCTAGAAAAAAAGCTGGACCGGCCGGTAACCATAGCCCGGGCCGAATGGCGACCGCTGGCCGGGCGCATGATTCTGCACAACGGCATCATCGGCCCCCGCAAGGCGGACCCCTTCGACCGGGTGGACCCGCTGCTCTCCTTCCGCACCCTGACCATGGATACCAGCCTGCTCTCGCTGCTGCGCCGGGGCCGACCGGTGTCCGCCATGGCCATCCACCAGGGCTATGCCCACCTGGTGCGGGAAGAAAACCGCTATACCAACTTCGCCCATCCCCGTTTTTTTGCCGGGTTGCGCTGGTTTCCCGAGGTGCTTTTGTTGCACAACAGCCGCCTGGAGTTCAGCGATCAGCGCCAGGAACCGGTTTTCAACCTGGGGTTACACGAGATCAACGGCAACCTGGAGCTAAAGCGAAGCGCCGAGCTGACCTTTGCCCTTTCCGCCCGGGGACCGACAGCAAGCGTCATGGAGCTGGAAGGGGTGCTGCCGGGCCACGACACCGGTGGCGTCGCCAGGGCCGAGCTGACTCTGCGCCAGATGCCGCTGACCGCCCTGGCAGCTTACCTGGAGCCCCGGCTGGCGGGAACCATCAAGCAGGGGGAGTTGGACGGCCGCAGCAATTTTGTCGGCCATAACGGCAAAATAATCATCAACCAGCAGTTGGTGGTCGGCAACCTGAAACTGGCGGCAACCTCGGAGGATGGTCCCCCCCTGCTCCTGCTCCAGGCCCTGCTAACCAACCGGCAACGGCAGATTCCTTTTGAGTTGGCCGCCAGCCTGGACCGGGAAAGGCCGGAAAGTCGCTACCTGGATGCGCTGACGGCCAAATTAAGCGAGTGGCAAACCGCGGCCGCCGAAGATCCTTTCAGCCTGCTGGCCCGGGAGTTACCGGAGTTGCAGCTAACCGAGCAGATCACCTTTGCCCCCGGCAGCAGCACCCTGAGCCGGGAAAGTGGCCGCCAACTTGATCAAACCGCAGCAGCCCTTAACCGACGCCCTCTGCTTTCCCTGCATCTGCAGGGGGTCAGCGATTTCACCTGCGACCGGCAGGCCCTGCTGGACAAGAAGGAACAGGCCGTGCAACAACAACGCCGGCAGGCGGTGGCGGCCCTGGCCCGCCAGCTAAGCGGCGAGGGCAACGAGGAAGAGCTTGGCCAACCGCCACCGGAGAGCCGGCCCCTGCAACCCGGGAGCATCACTGTCGGCCGGGATGAACTGCGTGAGCTGGCCCAACAACGCCGGGATGCGGTGTTACGGCGCCTGCAGGCCGCCCTGGAGGAAGGGCGGGAAGAGAGCCTGAAGCCGGCCCCGCCCCTGATCGCTCCCCCGGCCCGGGCTGGGCAGGGCTGTTCCGGTGGCGTTGGCTTACAGCTTGGCCACCTCTGA